The proteins below are encoded in one region of Sulfolobus islandicus Y.N.15.51:
- a CDS encoding M28 family peptidase — MLLQHLKTLSNYGEIITGSKNEIKLVREIRKMLEDNSDEIRQIPIRVLNWEQKELIFECESKTIDAISLPYSLSTEVEADVADNFKECNGRKLMKIRIKNLYEINKLYIEAVENDCLGIIFSLNNEKRKFVIKYGDLLSHQPSYPPPIPAFYIKENDFPYIKGRCRISLKTDINPFATGYIIEAIRNSKNENKIIHITAHHDHWFKGERDNLLAVALLREFRSNVYETHLISFTAEESGSLNFSTFSWSHGSREFLKNYKNTDDILLNINMDNISEESLILKAVPGLLELSRKYFKNVVESPEIYSDGYSYIKVGIPSITIESLGNIHYHGEYDVIENDKSNAFLNASTILDIINRIINENIEYKTREMKEELKKDLVELPAELKSYLVNVEDLLDKNYMEAYREIVKLYGGILELNQPYSTVELFHKIKGLKIARKNDVCIEDLGCIKRLRNDEIFYRFYLYYINELKESITTEYINKIYFVLKKFF, encoded by the coding sequence CCTTATCTAATTATGGCGAAATAATAACGGGATCAAAGAACGAGATAAAATTAGTGAGAGAAATTAGAAAAATGCTAGAAGATAATAGTGACGAAATTAGGCAAATCCCGATTAGAGTTCTTAATTGGGAACAGAAAGAACTAATTTTTGAGTGCGAATCAAAAACAATAGATGCAATTTCGCTTCCATATTCTTTATCAACTGAGGTTGAAGCAGATGTAGCAGATAACTTTAAAGAATGTAATGGTAGAAAGTTAATGAAAATTAGGATAAAAAATCTATACGAAATCAATAAATTGTATATAGAGGCAGTAGAAAATGATTGTTTAGGAATAATCTTTTCCCTAAATAATGAGAAAAGAAAATTCGTGATAAAGTATGGAGACCTTCTAAGCCATCAACCCAGCTACCCACCGCCAATACCAGCGTTTTATATTAAGGAGAACGATTTTCCTTACATAAAGGGTAGGTGTAGAATATCACTAAAAACTGACATAAACCCTTTTGCAACAGGTTATATTATCGAAGCCATAAGAAATTCGAAAAATGAAAATAAGATAATACATATTACAGCACATCATGATCATTGGTTTAAAGGAGAGAGAGACAATCTTTTAGCAGTGGCTTTATTGAGAGAATTTAGATCTAATGTTTACGAAACCCATCTAATTTCATTTACTGCAGAGGAATCGGGCTCTTTAAATTTCTCAACCTTCTCATGGTCACATGGTTCTAGAGAATTTTTGAAAAATTACAAAAACACTGACGATATCTTACTTAACATCAACATGGATAATATAAGTGAGGAAAGTTTGATCTTAAAAGCTGTACCTGGACTTCTTGAACTCTCCAGGAAATACTTTAAAAATGTAGTTGAAAGCCCTGAGATATATAGCGATGGGTATTCATACATAAAAGTTGGAATTCCAAGTATTACAATAGAGAGTTTAGGAAATATTCATTATCATGGTGAATACGACGTTATAGAAAATGACAAGTCTAACGCATTTTTAAATGCGAGTACAATATTAGATATAATTAATAGAATAATTAATGAAAATATAGAGTATAAAACACGTGAAATGAAAGAAGAACTTAAGAAAGATCTTGTGGAATTACCAGCAGAACTAAAATCATACTTAGTAAATGTTGAGGATTTACTTGATAAAAATTATATGGAGGCATATAGAGAGATTGTAAAATTATATGGAGGCATACTAGAACTTAATCAACCTTATTCTACAGTTGAACTATTTCATAAGATTAAGGGATTAAAAATTGCAAGAAAAAATGACGTTTGTATCGAGGATTTAGGATGTATAAAAAGACTAAGAAATGATGAAATATTTTACAGGTTTTATTTATATTATATTAATGAATTAAAGGAATCAATAACTACCGAATACATTAACAAAATTTATTTCGTATTAAAGAAATTCTTCTAA
- a CDS encoding HAD family hydrolase — MSINYKIFNNVKAVLFDFDDTLVDFSTKAKDALDAVSKDIYTYIKENYRQEIDINIIKKLVEEESKKLDNQGEYNRNKWWESILKSLNIVHIDKSQLYDWTSLYWSIASQTEPYEDAKEIIEYLDSKGYKLGIITNSDGEGGNKSSRLKTFPLIDKFDLILIAGEGGIRPKPNLEPFIISCEKLSVDPTSCVFVGDEPVKDCLAAKKANMISVLIDREGKVKNAELYADFVISSLKQLEEFL, encoded by the coding sequence TTGTCGATTAATTATAAAATATTCAATAATGTAAAGGCAGTGCTTTTTGATTTTGATGATACATTAGTCGACTTTAGTACGAAGGCTAAGGACGCTTTAGATGCTGTAAGTAAGGATATATATACGTACATAAAGGAGAATTATCGACAAGAAATTGACATAAATATAATTAAGAAATTAGTAGAAGAGGAAAGTAAGAAATTAGATAACCAAGGGGAGTATAATAGAAATAAATGGTGGGAGAGTATTCTAAAATCATTAAATATTGTTCACATAGATAAGTCTCAGCTTTACGATTGGACTAGCTTGTATTGGTCAATTGCTAGCCAAACTGAACCATACGAAGATGCAAAGGAAATTATAGAATATCTAGATAGTAAGGGATATAAACTTGGCATAATTACAAATAGTGATGGAGAAGGGGGAAATAAAAGTAGTAGATTGAAAACCTTTCCCTTAATAGATAAATTCGATTTGATATTAATAGCTGGAGAAGGAGGTATTAGACCAAAGCCTAATTTAGAGCCGTTTATAATATCATGCGAAAAGCTTTCAGTAGATCCCACTTCGTGTGTTTTTGTGGGAGACGAGCCAGTAAAAGATTGTTTAGCAGCTAAAAAGGCTAACATGATTAGTGTGCTAATAGACAGAGAAGGTAAAGTGAAAAACGCCGAACTTTATGCAGACTTTGTAATATCCAGTCTTAAGCAATTAGAAGAATTTCTTTAA
- a CDS encoding elongation factor EF-2 produces MPRYKTVEQVLSLMKDRTRVRNIGIIAHVDHGKTTTSDTLLAASGIISPKVAGEALALDYLSVEQQRGITVKAANISLYHEAEGKGYVINLIDTPGHVDFSGRVTRSLRVLDGSIVVVDAVEGIMTQTETVLRQSLEERVRPILFINKVDRLVKELKLSPQEMLNRLLDIIRQVNNLIDMYGEPEFKEKWMINPQAGNVIFGSAKDKWGFSLPMAQKKGINMKNVIDAYTASDKSKLEELAAQAPINEALLDAAIKFVPNPIEAQKYRIPKIWKGDLDNELAKAMLNADPNGPIVFMITDMKVDPHAGLVATGRVFSGTLRSGEELWLVNAKTSQRILQVSLYMGPTRELAEEIPAGNIAAVLGLDRARSGETAISVGFSNVQGSFERLHYISEPVVTIAVEPKNPKDLTKMIDALRKLSIEDPNLVVKINEETGEYLLSGMGFLHLEVSLQLLRENYGIDVVTTPPIVVYRESIRAKSQVFEGKSPNKHNKFYLSVEPLNDKTIELISNGTIREDMDSKEMAKILRDEASWDYDEAKRIIAIDENVNVFVDLTSGVQHLREVMDTVLQGFRLAMKEGPLAHEPIRGVKVILHDAVIHEDPAHRGPAQIYPAVRNSIFAGFLTSRPTLLEPIQKLDIRVPADLIGNVTAVITRKRGKILDVSQIANMSRITAEIPVSESYDMASELRGSTGGRAFWGTEFSRWAPVPDSILLDVVTKIRERKGLPKELPKVEDFLS; encoded by the coding sequence TTGCCTAGATATAAGACAGTAGAGCAAGTTCTAAGCCTAATGAAAGATAGAACGAGAGTTAGGAATATAGGTATAATTGCTCACGTGGATCATGGAAAAACCACAACTAGTGATACGTTATTGGCAGCATCTGGTATAATATCTCCTAAAGTAGCAGGGGAAGCTCTAGCATTGGATTACTTAAGTGTTGAGCAACAAAGAGGTATAACAGTAAAGGCTGCTAACATTAGTTTGTATCACGAAGCGGAAGGTAAAGGTTATGTCATTAACTTAATTGATACACCTGGACACGTTGATTTCAGCGGAAGAGTCACGAGGAGTCTAAGAGTTTTAGATGGCTCAATCGTAGTTGTAGACGCAGTGGAAGGAATTATGACACAGACTGAAACAGTATTAAGGCAAAGCTTGGAGGAGAGAGTCAGACCAATTCTATTTATAAACAAAGTAGATAGATTGGTAAAGGAATTAAAATTAAGCCCACAAGAAATGTTAAATAGGTTATTAGATATAATTAGGCAAGTTAATAACTTAATTGATATGTATGGAGAACCAGAATTTAAAGAAAAATGGATGATTAATCCACAAGCTGGAAATGTGATATTTGGATCTGCTAAAGATAAATGGGGATTTAGTTTACCTATGGCACAGAAAAAAGGAATTAATATGAAGAATGTTATTGACGCATACACTGCTTCTGATAAGTCTAAACTTGAAGAGCTAGCTGCGCAAGCTCCTATTAATGAAGCGTTACTAGATGCTGCTATAAAGTTCGTTCCCAATCCTATTGAAGCGCAAAAGTATAGAATTCCAAAAATCTGGAAAGGAGATCTAGATAATGAATTAGCTAAGGCGATGTTAAATGCTGATCCGAATGGTCCCATAGTATTTATGATAACCGATATGAAAGTCGATCCTCATGCAGGACTAGTGGCAACAGGAAGAGTATTCTCAGGTACTCTTAGGTCTGGTGAAGAATTGTGGTTAGTTAACGCTAAGACCTCACAGAGGATACTTCAAGTTAGCCTATACATGGGTCCAACTAGGGAACTTGCAGAAGAAATTCCAGCAGGCAATATCGCAGCAGTATTAGGTTTAGATAGAGCAAGATCCGGTGAGACAGCTATATCTGTTGGTTTTAGTAATGTTCAAGGAAGTTTTGAAAGATTACATTACATATCTGAACCAGTAGTTACTATAGCCGTAGAGCCTAAGAATCCTAAAGATTTAACTAAGATGATTGATGCATTAAGGAAGCTTAGTATTGAAGATCCAAACTTAGTGGTTAAAATAAATGAAGAAACTGGAGAATACCTGTTATCTGGAATGGGTTTCTTACATTTAGAGGTATCATTACAGCTATTACGTGAGAATTATGGTATTGACGTAGTTACTACTCCGCCAATTGTTGTTTATAGGGAAAGTATAAGAGCTAAGAGCCAAGTATTTGAAGGAAAGTCTCCAAATAAGCATAACAAATTCTACTTAAGTGTGGAGCCTTTAAATGACAAGACTATAGAGCTAATAAGTAATGGCACGATAAGGGAGGATATGGATAGCAAGGAGATGGCTAAGATATTAAGAGATGAAGCCAGTTGGGACTATGATGAAGCTAAGAGAATTATTGCAATAGATGAAAACGTTAACGTCTTTGTAGATTTAACTAGTGGTGTCCAGCATTTAAGGGAAGTTATGGATACAGTACTTCAAGGATTTAGGTTAGCTATGAAAGAAGGTCCTTTAGCTCATGAACCAATTAGAGGTGTTAAGGTCATCTTACATGATGCTGTAATACACGAGGATCCTGCCCATAGAGGCCCAGCTCAGATATACCCTGCAGTTAGAAACTCCATATTTGCAGGATTCTTAACTTCCAGACCGACTTTACTAGAGCCAATACAGAAACTGGACATAAGAGTGCCTGCAGATCTTATAGGTAATGTCACTGCAGTAATAACGAGAAAAAGAGGAAAGATATTGGACGTCTCTCAAATAGCTAACATGTCTAGGATAACCGCTGAGATTCCAGTTTCAGAGTCATATGATATGGCGAGTGAACTAAGAGGATCTACTGGAGGTAGAGCGTTCTGGGGTACTGAGTTTAGTAGATGGGCTCCGGTTCCGGATAGTATCTTACTGGATGTGGTTACTAAGATTAGAGAGAGGAAAGGATTACCTAAAGAGCTACCTAAAGTAGAAGATTTCTTGTCGTGA
- the xpf gene encoding 3'-flap repair endonuclease Xpf, which translates to MVIRIYADDREKASGIPELLKELGITVIFSQLSVADYVIGEDAAVERKSVNDLVNSVFDKRFFDQISRLSEVYNFPMLIVEGDINEIRKITEKWRAINSALISATIDYDVKVFYSRDKKDTAEVLKKIAEKYQFGENGSRRINLHNKAKLESISDMQLYIVESFPNVGSVLAERLLLKFGTIQNICNASISELEKALGSRKKAEDIYKILRAHYSKTNADNDSKKSTSLFDFL; encoded by the coding sequence ATGGTAATTAGAATTTATGCTGATGATAGGGAAAAGGCTAGTGGTATACCAGAATTATTAAAGGAGTTGGGAATTACAGTAATATTCTCTCAACTTAGTGTTGCTGATTATGTGATAGGTGAAGATGCTGCAGTAGAGAGGAAGTCGGTAAATGATTTGGTAAATTCGGTTTTTGACAAGAGGTTTTTTGACCAAATCAGTAGGCTTTCAGAGGTTTATAATTTTCCAATGTTAATTGTTGAAGGTGATATTAATGAAATTAGGAAAATAACTGAAAAGTGGAGAGCGATAAACAGCGCTTTAATTTCTGCCACGATTGATTATGATGTTAAAGTATTTTATTCTAGAGATAAAAAAGATACTGCGGAAGTTTTGAAAAAAATAGCAGAGAAGTATCAATTTGGCGAAAATGGGAGTAGGAGAATTAATTTACATAATAAGGCTAAACTAGAAAGTATTTCTGATATGCAACTTTATATTGTAGAATCTTTTCCTAATGTTGGTTCTGTACTTGCTGAAAGGCTACTACTTAAGTTTGGAACTATACAGAATATTTGTAATGCGTCTATATCAGAATTAGAAAAAGCATTAGGTAGTAGGAAAAAAGCTGAGGATATTTATAAAATTTTAAGGGCACACTATTCTAAAACTAACGCTGATAATGATAGTAAGAAAAGTACCTCTTTATTTGATTTCCTTTAA
- a CDS encoding prefoldin subunit beta encodes MAEKLPPEVQAQLAKFQQLKDQLDRLLLEKSTIENELREINKVLEELSVLNADATIYKIVGNLLVKSDKTSVEKELNDRKELLELRSRTYQKQESILRKQLEDLQAKINEMLSKYYPQGGQTGIKA; translated from the coding sequence GTGGCCGAGAAGTTACCTCCAGAAGTTCAAGCTCAACTAGCTAAGTTTCAACAGTTAAAAGATCAGCTTGATAGATTATTATTGGAAAAGTCTACTATAGAGAATGAATTAAGGGAGATAAACAAGGTATTGGAAGAATTATCAGTTCTTAATGCAGATGCTACTATTTATAAGATTGTAGGGAATTTATTGGTTAAATCGGATAAGACATCAGTAGAAAAGGAGCTTAATGATAGGAAAGAATTGTTAGAACTCAGATCAAGGACTTATCAGAAGCAAGAAAGTATTTTAAGAAAGCAGCTAGAAGACTTACAAGCTAAAATAAATGAGATGTTATCGAAATATTATCCGCAAGGTGGCCAAACAGGTATAAAAGCTTAA
- a CDS encoding KEOPS complex subunit Pcc1 — MKIEISIYPDNFNKNELQDIIYNSIIIEKIDTKYVKIKKSPLQIEIDAPSITRARAIMNSYILWIYTILKSLEEVEKSGREVTSRSSSSTS, encoded by the coding sequence GTGAAGATAGAGATTTCAATTTATCCAGATAATTTCAATAAAAACGAATTACAGGATATAATATATAATTCGATAATAATTGAAAAGATAGATACTAAATATGTAAAAATTAAGAAATCCCCTTTACAGATTGAGATAGATGCACCATCAATTACAAGAGCTAGGGCTATAATGAACTCTTATATACTTTGGATCTATACAATTCTAAAGTCACTGGAAGAGGTGGAAAAAAGTGGCCGAGAAGTTACCTCCAGAAGTTCAAGCTCAACTAGCTAA
- a CDS encoding Brix domain-containing protein encodes MHIHRTRIVITSSRDPSIRTRNFLNILTSLLPDSVKITRGKKSKKEIFERAINLGAIYLLFVLAKNGNPLRIIVYDLETFSIKYFFKLHGLSLPSDYNIPLYQIKRHNSVCIELNRCDFLRDFLVDMNIYNLSNNCEVIVNTRLVSNNICELLFTLSTKNIKFLKMLLEV; translated from the coding sequence TTGCATATACACCGTACTAGAATAGTTATAACTTCATCTAGAGATCCTAGTATTAGAACAAGAAATTTTTTAAATATTTTAACTTCTCTGTTACCAGACTCAGTTAAAATTACACGGGGTAAAAAAAGTAAGAAAGAGATATTTGAAAGGGCTATTAATTTAGGAGCAATATATTTATTGTTCGTATTAGCTAAGAATGGTAATCCGTTGAGAATAATTGTTTATGATTTAGAAACTTTTTCTATAAAATATTTTTTTAAATTACACGGTTTATCACTACCTTCTGACTATAATATCCCATTATATCAGATAAAAAGGCATAATAGTGTATGCATAGAACTAAATAGGTGTGATTTTCTAAGAGATTTTCTAGTCGATATGAATATCTACAACTTGTCAAATAATTGTGAGGTTATTGTGAACACGAGGCTAGTCTCTAATAATATTTGTGAACTTTTGTTTACGTTATCTACGAAAAACATTAAGTTTTTGAAGATGCTATTAGAAGTGTGA
- a CDS encoding 50S ribosomal protein L37ae, which yields MGKVTGIAGRYGARYGSTLRKKWKEIMEKRYDDHQCPYCKTTGKVIRLASGIWYCKKCNSKWAGLAYTPY from the coding sequence ATGGGGAAAGTCACGGGAATTGCTGGAAGATACGGGGCTAGATATGGATCTACTTTAAGAAAAAAGTGGAAAGAAATAATGGAAAAGAGGTATGATGACCATCAATGTCCCTATTGCAAGACCACTGGTAAGGTTATCAGATTGGCTTCTGGAATATGGTACTGTAAGAAATGTAATTCTAAGTGGGCCGGTCTTGCATATACACCGTACTAG
- the rrp42 gene encoding exosome complex protein Rrp42 yields the protein MSSTPSNQNIIPLIKKESIVSLFEKGTRQDGRKLTDYRPLSITLNYAKKADGSALVKLGTTMVLAGTKLEIDKPYEDTPNQGNLIVNVELLPLAYETFEPGPPDENAIELARVVDRSLRDSKALDLTKLVIEPGKSVWTVWLDVYVLDYGGNVLDACTLASVAALYNTKVYKVEQDSNGFRVNKNEVVGKLPLNHPVVTVSIAKVDKYLIVDPDLDEESIMDTKVSFSYTPDLKIVGIQKSGKGSMSLQDIDQAENTARLVAVKLLEELKKQLGI from the coding sequence TTGTCTTCAACTCCATCGAATCAAAATATTATACCTTTAATTAAGAAGGAAAGTATAGTAAGTCTTTTTGAGAAAGGCACTAGGCAAGACGGAAGAAAATTAACGGATTATAGACCTCTTTCTATAACCTTGAATTATGCAAAAAAGGCTGATGGTTCTGCGTTAGTTAAGTTAGGCACGACAATGGTATTAGCTGGGACAAAACTTGAAATAGATAAACCTTACGAAGATACGCCTAACCAAGGAAACCTCATTGTGAATGTTGAACTCCTACCTTTAGCCTATGAGACCTTTGAACCTGGGCCTCCAGATGAGAATGCTATTGAATTAGCTAGAGTAGTAGATAGAAGTTTAAGGGATTCTAAAGCTCTAGATCTAACTAAACTTGTAATAGAACCCGGTAAAAGTGTATGGACAGTATGGCTTGACGTTTACGTATTAGACTATGGTGGGAATGTATTGGATGCATGTACGTTGGCCTCAGTTGCAGCATTGTATAATACTAAAGTGTATAAGGTAGAACAAGATTCTAATGGGTTTAGAGTCAATAAAAATGAAGTTGTGGGTAAATTACCATTGAATCATCCAGTAGTTACAGTGTCTATAGCAAAAGTTGACAAATATTTAATAGTTGATCCAGATTTGGATGAAGAGTCAATAATGGACACTAAGGTTTCCTTTTCCTATACGCCAGATCTAAAAATAGTGGGGATTCAAAAGAGTGGAAAGGGCAGTATGTCATTACAAGATATTGATCAGGCTGAGAATACAGCAAGATTAGTAGCTGTCAAGCTTTTAGAAGAACTTAAAAAGCAGTTAGGAATTTAA
- the rrp41 gene encoding exosome complex exonuclease Rrp41 gives MLQVERPKLILEDGKRIDGRKPDELRSIKIELGVLKNADGSAIFEMGNTKAIAAVYGPKEMHPRHLSLPDRAVLRVRYHMTPFSTDERKNPAPSRREIELSKVIREALESAVLVELFPRTAIDVFTEILQADAGSRLVSLMAASLALADAGIPMRDLIAGVAVGKADGVIVLDLNEPEDMWGEADMPVAMMPSLNQVTLFQLNGNMTPEEFRQAFDLSVKGINIIYNLEREALKSKYVEFKEEGV, from the coding sequence ATGCTTCAAGTGGAGAGACCAAAACTAATCCTTGAAGATGGAAAGCGAATAGATGGTAGAAAGCCAGATGAATTAAGGAGTATAAAGATAGAATTGGGAGTTCTCAAAAACGCTGATGGTTCAGCGATTTTTGAGATGGGAAATACAAAGGCTATAGCAGCGGTTTACGGTCCAAAAGAAATGCATCCAAGACACTTATCTCTTCCGGATAGGGCAGTATTAAGAGTTAGATATCATATGACACCATTCTCTACAGACGAGCGAAAGAATCCCGCACCTAGTAGAAGAGAGATTGAGCTTTCTAAGGTTATAAGAGAAGCTTTAGAATCAGCTGTTTTAGTGGAATTGTTTCCAAGAACTGCCATAGATGTTTTTACTGAAATATTACAAGCAGACGCGGGATCCAGATTAGTTTCATTGATGGCTGCGTCTTTGGCGTTAGCTGATGCTGGAATTCCTATGAGAGATTTAATAGCTGGGGTAGCTGTAGGGAAGGCTGATGGAGTAATAGTTCTAGATTTAAATGAGCCCGAGGATATGTGGGGAGAGGCTGATATGCCGGTTGCAATGATGCCGTCTTTAAACCAGGTAACGTTATTTCAGTTAAATGGTAATATGACTCCGGAGGAATTTAGGCAAGCTTTTGATTTATCAGTTAAGGGTATAAATATAATATATAATTTAGAGAGGGAGGCTCTAAAAAGTAAGTATGTAGAGTTTAAAGAAGAGGGTGTATAG
- the rrp4 gene encoding exosome complex RNA-binding protein Rrp4 yields the protein MSQSQKIVLQPRSIVVPGELLAEGEFQIPWSPYILKVNSKYYSTVVGLFDVKDTQFEVIPLEGSFYYPKVNDVVIGLVEDVEIYGWVVDIKSPYKAYLPASNLLGRSVNVGEDLRRYLDVGDYVIARIENFDRSIDPVLSVKGKDLGRVNNGIVIDIMPVKVPRVIGKNKSMYETLTSKSGCSMFVANNGRIWATCPSRFSEEILIEAIRKIENESHIKGLTDRIKQFIEEKLGERNASSGETKTNP from the coding sequence ATGAGTCAGTCCCAGAAAATTGTTTTACAGCCAAGATCAATAGTAGTGCCTGGCGAGTTATTAGCTGAAGGCGAGTTCCAGATTCCTTGGTCTCCTTATATATTAAAGGTTAATAGTAAATATTACTCCACAGTTGTTGGACTTTTTGATGTAAAAGATACTCAGTTTGAAGTGATTCCGTTGGAAGGTTCGTTTTACTATCCTAAGGTCAATGATGTGGTAATAGGTTTAGTGGAGGACGTTGAAATCTATGGTTGGGTGGTTGACATAAAATCGCCTTATAAGGCATATTTACCAGCCTCAAATCTTTTAGGAAGATCCGTTAATGTTGGAGAGGATTTAAGGAGGTATTTAGATGTAGGTGACTATGTTATAGCTAGAATTGAAAATTTTGATAGATCAATAGATCCCGTTTTATCAGTTAAGGGCAAGGATCTAGGTCGTGTGAATAATGGTATAGTCATTGATATAATGCCAGTTAAAGTTCCGCGTGTTATAGGTAAGAATAAAAGTATGTATGAGACTTTGACCTCAAAAAGTGGATGCAGTATGTTTGTTGCCAATAATGGTAGAATATGGGCTACTTGTCCTTCCCGCTTTTCTGAAGAAATTTTAATCGAGGCCATTAGGAAGATTGAAAATGAGTCACATATAAAAGGATTGACAGATAGAATAAAACAATTCATTGAGGAAAAATTAGGTGAGAGAAATGCTTCAAGTGGAGAGACCAAAACTAATCCTTGA
- a CDS encoding ribosome assembly factor SBDS: protein MTKERDYVVVKYDSHGERFEILAKPKEALAFRSGKSISLSDVVVSDTIYKDVKKGLKASPASLKKVFGTTDFETIVKEILLKGELPVTAEQRKEMLDTKRKQIIDFIHRNAVDPKTNLPIPPTRLEMAMEQARIQIDLNKDVEAQAMQIVKEISKIIPIKIARALLSIKVPSEYSSKVRSQLHNLGEVKKANWLEDGTLLAELEIPAGAQQDVIDKLNNLTKGEVEVKVLQVR from the coding sequence ATGACGAAGGAGCGTGATTATGTAGTAGTTAAATACGACTCACATGGAGAGAGGTTTGAGATATTAGCTAAGCCAAAAGAAGCATTAGCTTTTAGAAGTGGGAAGAGCATAAGTCTTTCTGATGTAGTAGTTTCTGACACTATTTACAAGGACGTGAAGAAAGGTTTGAAAGCATCTCCAGCATCACTCAAAAAAGTTTTTGGTACTACTGATTTCGAGACAATTGTAAAAGAAATTTTACTTAAAGGTGAATTACCGGTAACTGCAGAACAAAGGAAAGAGATGTTAGATACTAAGAGAAAGCAAATAATTGATTTTATTCATAGAAACGCCGTTGATCCCAAAACTAATTTACCAATTCCGCCAACTAGATTAGAGATGGCAATGGAACAAGCTAGAATACAAATTGATTTAAACAAAGACGTGGAGGCACAAGCTATGCAAATAGTAAAGGAGATTTCTAAGATAATTCCAATTAAAATAGCGAGAGCTCTGCTTAGTATTAAAGTACCATCAGAATATAGCTCTAAGGTTAGATCACAATTACATAACTTAGGGGAGGTAAAAAAAGCCAATTGGTTAGAAGATGGTACATTATTAGCTGAATTGGAAATACCAGCGGGTGCACAGCAAGACGTTATAGATAAGTTAAATAATCTGACAAAAGGAGAAGTTGAAGTTAAAGTATTGCAAGTGAGATAG
- the psmA gene encoding archaeal proteasome endopeptidase complex subunit alpha: MAFGPAAMGYDRAITIFSPDGSLYQVDYAFEAVKKGWTAIGIKSKSGVVIASEKRKAQSLLDVDSIEKVFLIDDHVGCSFAGLASDGRVLIDYARNIALQHRLIYDEPVSIDYLTKSVADVKQMYTQHGGVRPFGVALVIAGIDKSVPKLYMTEPSGQYMPYQAVAIGQGYYTATEFLEKNYKEDLTIEDTILLALKALSATLKPNEKLTPNTVEIGYASTQTGLFLKMTSEDKNMYLQKL, encoded by the coding sequence ATGGCGTTCGGACCAGCCGCTATGGGATATGATAGGGCAATAACCATATTCTCGCCCGACGGATCACTATATCAAGTAGACTATGCATTTGAAGCTGTAAAAAAGGGATGGACAGCAATAGGTATTAAATCAAAATCTGGTGTTGTTATTGCAAGCGAGAAAAGAAAAGCCCAATCATTATTAGATGTAGATAGTATAGAGAAAGTATTTTTAATCGACGATCATGTAGGGTGCAGTTTTGCTGGGCTAGCCTCTGATGGTAGAGTTTTAATAGACTATGCGAGAAATATAGCATTACAACATAGGTTAATATATGATGAACCAGTTAGTATTGATTATCTAACAAAATCAGTTGCTGATGTTAAGCAAATGTACACACAACATGGAGGAGTTAGACCATTTGGTGTTGCACTAGTGATTGCAGGAATAGACAAATCAGTTCCTAAACTATATATGACTGAACCTAGTGGGCAATATATGCCATATCAAGCTGTTGCAATAGGACAAGGTTATTATACAGCTACTGAGTTTTTAGAGAAGAATTACAAGGAGGACTTGACTATAGAAGATACTATACTCCTAGCCTTAAAGGCCTTATCGGCTACTCTTAAGCCTAATGAAAAGTTAACTCCAAATACTGTGGAAATAGGATATGCCTCAACCCAAACTGGGCTATTTCTAAAAATGACCAGTGAAGATAAGAATATGTATTTACAGAAGTTATAA